TTCAAAACTGTGGTATacgtatttatttcatttatctaTAAATTGAATGAGTTTGAAACGCAATCTATGTCCCAACGCGACagaacagacagtaaacaaagGTGGAGAAGAATCTGGATCAATTGTTTGCAGATAAACTCATTATTTTTGGATTCTTTTGGTCTTAAACGTAACGACATGAGCATTCCTGGAGTTCATTCAGTCGCAGCTGGATTGTTTTCCTCCACAAGCGCTCATATTCAGCTCAGAGCAAATCCAAGTCACAATGTTCCAGAGGAGGACAAGGCCTCACTGATGAGACCAATTCCTtctgggtggggtgggtgggggggtcgacTCTCCTCATGGAACATCAACCTACTGGTTGAAATCTTCTCTGCGTCAAACAACTCATTCCATGTGTTCGGTCGGTTTGGAACCGATTTACTGAAACTGAAGTGACATCCGGAGCCAATCCGGATCCGGTTAAGACGACTGAacacgggggtggggggggcgggggggcaggATGACGCTGGGCTCCGTGTGTCTCTGCAGAGTATCTGTGCAGAACAAAGGAGTCCTTCAGATGGGCTCCGGCCCCGTGCAGCTGCAGCGTCGCGTCTGGTCACGACAGCTTTTGTGTTCGGATCACTCTGAGCTAAATCCAGAGTCCCCGTCGGCGACGCATTCATCCGGAGAACGGGGGTGCACTCAtcacgacccccccaccccccgccaaAGCACCAGAGTCAGTTTGACTCATGTTCCCTCCACTTGACGGTCCTGTTGTTACACTTGTGATTTTTCAACACGTTTAGAAGACACAGGAGGCGCTGACATCGACGCGAGAATGCGACCTTAACGCCTGGCCTCACAATGCAGCCTGTAGTTTACTCactgtctccatggcaacgtTGCTACTACGTATGCACAGCCTCGGCTTCACTGAAACTTGGGGTTCCAATGATTGAACCCTGACGGTCGCTACGGGACAATGTGTTTATCTTTATTTTGAATGACCTTTGCCTCCCGTGTGGGTTCACAAACTGTTCTTACAAATGTATAAATTCACCTTCCTCCCCCTGTCATGGATTTATAAATAGATTATTTTTAGTATTAGTGACCATAAACTGTGACGTAAAGAAGAATTCCTGGATCCGCCCCTTCATCTGAATCCAGTCCAGGAAGCAGATGTGACCTCTTCCTGCTGAATGCGGTTGGAGATGCTCCATCTGACCCGGTTGCTTCACCTTCCACCACCagactcctccctcctccctcctcctccttcagcctcACCTCACCTCCCGTGTCTCCCTAAccttcactctctctcctctctctcggTCCTGTCTGCAGGCCTCCAGATAGACACTCCTGACAGCCTGGGGAGGACGTGTCtccacgccgccgccgctggaGGGTGAGCCACGCGTCGGAGCTGAGCTGTAAACGTTTCATTAAAGGTCACTGAAGTAATGCTGCTCTCTCTGCGCAGGAATGTGGACTGTGTCAAGTTGCTCCTGAGCAGCGGGGGGGACCACAACCGGAGGGATACCTGTGGCAGGTGGGGGTTCACATCACGCCACGCGTGATCGAAGGTTTTCTGCTGACCAGCTGACGCTCTCCTCCGGTTACTCCCCCAGGACGTCCCTCCACTACGCAGCCGCCAGCCGTCACTATCAGTGTCTGGAAACTCTGGTTTCCTGCGGTACCGCCATCAACGCCACCGACCAGTGGGGGCGCTCTGCCCTGCACTACGCCGCTGCCTCGGACCTGGACAGGAGGTGAGGTGTTTTTTGAGGTCTGGTGAGGAGAGAAGGTCCAcatcctgctcctcctcacaCCTCTGCTCTGTCGTTGCGCTGAAAATCTGGGGGAGCTGTCTGCCGGGGCTGGATTTAGAAACCTGATGGCCCCACACCTCTGTGTTTCCACGGTAACCAGAGGTGATACCGAGGTGATAGTCATGCACGGCTCCAAGATTAGCAGCTCCCCCCGGGTTCCCGATGCATCGCACAGACCTGCATCTAGCATTGACCCGCTACCGTAGGCTGTTTAAACTCCATCCTGCTTCACCTccaactcccccccccccacacccatcTTCTCGCCGCAGGCGGCGCGTCGCTCTGGAGCCAGAGAGCGAAGGAGTTCaggcagagagggagaaagaggcgGCGCTGTAAGTCCACCGAGGCAACACGGAGACGTGGAGCAGCgtccaaacacacaaaacacgcCTTCGACACGCAAAACATAAGAATCACTCACGGTCTCTGTTGGATTTGACGTCAGGTTTTTAAAAACGATTCGTTTTTCTACAAGGTGACGCCGAGATACATCACGGATGAGACCAAGGAAAGGGATGAGAGTCAAAGATATTTACAGctctttttgttttacttccaaacatttatttctaataTGGAATCAATTTTAGTAAAATGATTTCATCTCACATTCGACGTTTACCTGCTGCGGTTTAGCGACTGGCTTTTCTCTGTCGCTGGATTATTTATTGACAATTAGAAACACGCGTGACATTCGAGCGTTACGTTGATGACGATCTGCTTTGCGTTCATCTTTAACGCGTGTTCCAGATGTTTGGAGTTCCTGCTCCAGAGCGGAGCGACGGCGTCCCTCAGAGACAAACAGGGATACAGCCCCGTCCATTACGCCGCCGCCTACGGACACCGACACTGTCTGGAGCTGGTCAGTCCACACGTGTGTGAAGTGGTTCTAATGAAGCGTGTGTGTCGTGTTAGTGTGTGCCTGCGCATTGTAGATGAGGCGTGTTGATGTGTGTCGCTGTGACCTGCAGCTCCTGGACCGAGACGACGGTCGCCACGACGACCCCGAATCACCAAACGCCAGGAGCCCGCTGCACCTCGCTGTGAGACCCaaacgatgaatgaatgaatgaatgaatgaatgaatgaatgtacggCGCTCTGACGGTGTTCTAACGGCGTCCCACCCCCATCAGGCGTACCACGGCCACGCCCAGGCCCTGGAGGTGCTGCTGCAGGGGGAAACGGAGGTGGATCAGGGCGACGAGACGGGGAGGACCCCCCTGGCCTTGGCCGCCCTCCGGGGCCACACGGACTGCGTCCACACCCTCCTCAGCCAGGGGGCGTCGCCGCTCACCACCGACACCCAGCACGGACGAACCCCCGTCCACCTGGCAGGTGGGTGCAATGTGGCCGGAAGTATGTGGACGCTGTGGTAGCCGTCTGCAGCGGTTTCAGTTCAGACAATTCCCAGGAAGTAAATGAATACGACAGTGTATAAATACTGATGGCTCAGCCAAAAGAaaaactaattttatttttaattcacattttttaacctttatttcaagttttttgttggtttttttgagAAATACACACTTAATAAAAGCACAACAAAACCTCAGGATTATCTCTTTTAAAATCTCAGAGCGACAGACATGATAATAAAATGTACaacttattatttttcatgaccggAACAGAAAATCCCTTTTAATGTCAGACATTTAGGAGAGAAtcaaagggacagtaaagtcaaaaggAACCAGGTCAGTATTTGaagtatataatttaaaaaaaaggcttggtgtcatattaatttattattattatgatcaatggggacttagaaaaacaaaatttatcataAGTTACGGAAGTGACGCAGTTATAGATATcacggtgaatccatatcagcgccGTTATATAAAGATACAGCAAGCGACACGTAACGAGCCGactatcacatttatttaaaaggttatcatctaaaatcatgtcatcatcatcagatactgagGACGAGTCCCCAGTGAACCCACCTTGGGGGTCATTATCCCAGATAATTATCACCCCATGTATGCGGGTGACCTGTCTATCATTTTTGATATTGTTCACTTTTCACAAGTGCCATAATccggtcataaaaacatttatgcaatactTCCAGtcgctccagacattaattaattatccactaaactttgggaattcagaataaatactacgggctgtccgaaaatgatcttaccttcgaATCTCCTTGGAAATGATCCGGGTGCTGATGGCAGATTCTCgtatctttggtcattttgaccttGTTTATTCttgctctccatttccttccaatCTCTCCCATGTGACCATGTGACCATGTGACCAATGGAcacagaagctgctgcagcagattGTAAGGTTTCCTGACCACAGGGGTGATGGCAgacatcaggattttttttttccttctatttttcatgacaaacaaaatgtcacttaaaaatgggtttactgtccctttaaacatCAGACGTCAGCAAAAACAATGATAAGAAGCTTCAAGTGCTTTTATCAACATTATTACTGATAGAGTCCTATGAATGTGTATTCATGTGACGACTATATTACTTATTGACCGTTATATTGACTTGTATTCATTGATTGTCTGACCCCTTCCTCCAGTGATGAACGGTCACACGACCTGTGTGCGCCTCCTGCTGGACGAATCGGACAGCGCCGACATCGTGGACGCTGCTGACTCTCAGGGACAGTGAGTGATCCTCGTTTCCTCTGCTCCTGTTGATCAGCGTGTCGTCTCTGTCtgacctcctgctcctcctcctcctcctgctcctcctcctctgcaggaCTCCTCTGATGCTGGCGGTGGCAGGAGGTCACGTCGACGCCGTGTCGCTGCTGCTGGAGAGAGAAGCCAACGTCAACTTGACCAGTAACCACGGCCTGAGTGCTCTGCACCTGGGGGTGAGCGTCGGGCCGTCCCTCGGTTTTCTACCTGACTCGGGTCGACCGTTAACCCCCCCTTGTCTCCTCTCCCCAGCTGCTCTGCGGTCAGGACGAGTGTATCCAGTGTCTGCTGGAGCAGGAGGCCTCCATCCTGCTCGGCGACTCCAGGGGGCGGACCTCCATCCACCTGGCGGCGGCCAGAGGCCACGCCTCCTGGCTGAGTGAGCTGCTCAGCATCGCCTGCTCCGAACCGCCGTCCCCGCCCCCGCTGAGAGACCACAGCGGGTACACGCCTCTGCACTGGGCCTGCTACTAtggtcagtcacacacacacacacacacacacacacacaccaagtcTGCTGCACCTTTTTTATAGATAAGTCAGTTTTTAAGTGATTATTCAAGATGATAAtaaagattgtgtgtgtgtgtgtgtgtgtgtgtgtgtgtgtgtgtgtgtgtgtgtgtgtgtgtgtgtaggtcacGAGGGGTGTGTGGAGGTGCTGCTGGAGCAGAAGGGCTGTCGCTGTATCGACGGGAACCCGTTCACTCCTCTCCACTGTGCGGTGTAAGTTACACAAAAAGAATTGAACACGGTGTTCTGAGTTACTGAAAGGGTTTTAATCAATCAGGTTTAATCAATCTATAATCAATCAGGGTGAACAATCATGAGCCCTGTGcctctctgctgctggaggccaTGGGATCAGACATCACCAGCTGCATAGATGCCAAGGgcaggtaggtgtgtgtgtgtgtgtgtgtgtgtgtgtgtgtgtgtgtgtgtgtgtgtgtgagtgtgtgtgtgtgtgtgtgtgtgtgtgtgtgtctcatccaTTGTCGTCCCTCCTCTCCGGCAGGACTCCCCTCCACGCTGCAGCGTTCTCGGGTCACGTCGACTGtgtccagctgctgctgtcccACGATGCACCTGTGGACGCCGTGGACGAATCGGGTCGCACTTCACTGATGATGGCGGCAGAGAAGGGCAGAGTTGGAGTTCTGGGTACGGCGATGATGATGTCGTTTCGTGGAGGTCGCCTTTGGAGATGATGTGAACGCGTacacttgtgtttgtttacctgtttgtttacctgtttgtttacctgtttacctgtttgtttacctgtttgtttacctgtgtgttcaTGATTCTGTCCTGAActccagagctgctgctgaCCAGCGCCAACCTCAGCCTGACGGACAAGGACGCCAACACCGCCCTCCATCTGGCCTGCAGTACCGTAAGTGTCCACTGGGGGCTCTGTCCCCCGTGTCCGTTGGTTCAGATGAAGCTCTGTCGGGGGGCTCGACCCCCCAGGACTCGCTGCTATCGTGGGCCCAGACTCACGGTGACTCCTTCTGCTTCCAGGGGAAGGAGGACTGCGTGTTGGCCATTCTGGAGAAGCTGTCGGACACGACGCTCATAAATGCAACCAATGCAGCGCTGCAGACGTGAGTAGCGGGGGGACTGGATGGGACACGTTCGTCTCCCGTGTAACCGAGGCGATGGACGCTGACCAGAGATGTAGCATCTGAGCTAAAGGCGTTAGCACGCAGCCCAGCTCGATGGCATCGCTGAGCAGGTCGATCGTTACGTCACAAACCGTCTGTCCGTCTCCGTCAGCCCTCTCCACCTGGCGGCGCGAAGCGGTCTGAAGCAGGCGGTGCAGGAGCTGCTGTCCAGGGGGGCCAGCGTCCAGAAGGTGGATGAGAACGGTAGGTTCTGGACCCCCGCctcctgtgggggggtgggggtggagactGTCTCCACGCCGCGTGTTCTCCAGTCCGGCATGAGCTCAGATATCTAGATGTTTAGTCCACGTGTGCTGCATGAGCTCGcctttcggggggggggggtccccacCAGTCAGAGAGGACGCCTGATGATTGGTGAAACACCCATCAGTCAAAccatctgtttccatggttacacgGTTGGATTTGGCCTCCTTCCATTGGTGGATTCCACTCAGACGAAGGTGAACGTAAAGTTGTACTTAAACCTTAGACAgtggggacccccccccccaacaccccccctccagctcagctgtgtatttgttttaactATTATTGGATGTTACTCTTCTGTTGTCCTCGTGGtctgcccccccctctctgtTTGCATACTGTCAGCTGGCTGAACACTAATGGAATGCTGCTCCGTCCCCCCCTTTGTCTCCTGCTTCGCCTCCCCCGCTTCAACCACGTCCACGTCTGGCTCTCCCCCtccgctccctctctctctctctctctctccctccctgtctctctctctctctctccctccctgtctctccctccctcccctgtctctctctctccctccctgtctctctctctctccctccctctgtctctctctctctccctccctctgtctctctctctctccctccctgtctctctctccctccctccctgtctctctctccctcccctgtctctctctctctctctctccctccctgtctctctctccctccctctcctgtctCTCACCCCCAGGTCTGACCCCCGCTCTGGCTTGTGCTCCTAGCAGAGAGGTGGCTGACTGTCTGGCTCTCATTCTGGCTACCATGATGCCTTTCTGCTCCCCTTGCAGCTCCGGAGCCCCCTCCCCTGGCTCCCTGCTGAGGCAGCTGCCCCACCAGGTGAGTAAGGGCCCGGGCAGCGCCGGCCAGCGGGGGCCCCGCAGCTCTAGGAACCCCTCCAGACCCTCCAGCGAAGGAACCACCGAGAACGATTCAGAGGATTCGGAGACCTTCTGACCCCTCCACACCTCTGCCCCCCCCTACCTCCACCTGTGCGCCCGAACGTttgagcacccccccccccggaaaaCAATGCAGTTTTGTGGGGGTGCACTATTGAGAAAGAAGGGTAGACGCCTGTGTGTGACCCCGTTTGGGTCTGGATCTTGTACAGAATGGTTCTCCAGGGTGGAGAGCATTGCAGGGcaccgctgccccccccccccacactcacGGCTACAGCTGCTGAAGAAGAGTTTGATCAGCGGTCACAATCTGCATGCCTGTGTGATTTCCACCACAGTTTGGACTCACAGGTGCTCACATCCCAGCGGACCGGGGTGTCCGGTCCCAGCACGGCGctgccgcccccccaccccacccccccgagaCTCGACTTGTCTTAAAAAAAAGCCATTCCTAACCGTTTGTACAAAAAATGAAGTAGATGTTAAGGAAGCTGAGTGTGATTTTAACCTTTTTATGGTTTTTCTGCTTGTCGTTGTACCAAATATttcacaaacaaactttttaccggggaggggggggtcaccaCAAGAAGTGCACGCTGATTTTAACCGAAGCACAACCCCCCCCTTGATTCCACTGCAAAGCCTTCAACAAGACGCCACTCAGCAGGAGACAGGAAGCGAGGCGTGGGGACATCTCCCTTCTCTTTACGGTTCACgggagagaggaaagagagatgcaacgcccccccccccccctcaaactAAGACCCCGTCCATTTTGATTCAGATTCAACTCACAGATGCCAAAGCCGTTGGAGGCGACCTGAATCTGCAGGATTCCTCCTGCTTCCTGCAGCACGTGGTCCCACAGGGCTCCCCCTGGTGGAGCTGACATGTAAATACCCTGTGATTGTTGTGGGTGTCACACGGATCGAGCCGAGTGACAGAAACCCTCGTGAAAATGTGAACCGTAACGATGCTAAGGACTGAATGAAAACCTAGTTTTAATTTGCCCCGGGACAGATCCGCCCTGTCCGGTGAGTGAAGGTCAGGTCAGGATTCTGGGGACTGTCTCTTTAAGAGGACCCAGGAAgttctgctctttgtcctggtaataataataatattaataataataatgctagtAATAATCATAGTAATAAGCGTGACTTCTATGAAGACGAGTCCCGTCTGTCGTCCGGTTCCGGGTGACCCCGGGATGTTAAAGCGAGGATGTGACGCCGGGTTTGGGGCGCACCCACCGGACAACAGGGTTTGAGCCGACGCGAATCCAGGCTGAGAGGTTTATGCATTTTATCCGACGGCCTTTGAAGGCCTCATGCACTGCTTGTGGAAACCCGCTTTCCTCCTGGCTGCAAAACGGCGTGAAGCGAGGAAGAACTCCTGCAGGTCATCCTCAGCTCATTGATTTACGGTCAATCACATGATGGTACACTTACTGCCAGCACTTAAATGTACAGTAGGACACTTGTGGGCCTTAACCACTGTCCTCCCCTCTCCCCtgtctgtcacccccccccaccagctaTGTGCCATCATCTCTTAACGTGTCCAGTGCCTTGATGTCTGTTCATTTTCCTTTACGACTAACATTACGTGGGTACCTCCTGATCTCATTAGAGGATCGGTTCACCCAAATCACTGAACATTCGTTTCCGGCTTTCATGCAGCTGcgtccaggttttttttcttaagacTTCagccaaaaatataaaatattgtcaAGAAGtttgaaacaaacaggaagcggTTAGAGGGAGACGGAAGTTCCACTCCAGGATTCCCACTTCCTGCCTCTTAGCTTTAAGCAGAattgaccttaaaaaaacaaataaaaaaacctcaaaTCAGCCCAGCTAGATATTGATAGTGAACTTCTAAACATTCAGTCTTTAAAATGACTGAcgtctttgtgttatttttaattacataatTCATGGAATAATAAATACTATCACCAGTGAAACTGAGATTTTAATTGTCGCaaacttctgtttttcttttaaaaaccgAGGCGAGCACCTAGAAAGCCTGGACGAATAAAACCAACTCTGAAAACTTAAAGCAACATTTCACCCATAAATGAAAATTCAGTCATCTAGTTGCCCCTGTGCTGACGGGGTGGAGTTTCTTCCTGAGCTTTACAGTAAGATGGGGTTGCTGCattctgttaaaaataaaagcaaatgggGACtagttttcaaaaaataaaaaacaatagcAATAAAAATAACGTAACACTGGTACAGCATATAAATGCCTCCAGAAGCACAgagatcttttatttttatttatttggaccCTTTTCAAAGATGAAATCCTCGTTTTAGCCTCTAAGTTCACTTGCATCCTTGTCGAGGCGCGCCAGCTAGAAAACTTGAAATCATTCTTCATCGTTCACACAATACGTACGTATTTATACACGTATGTAAATCGTATACGTAGGCGAGTCGTAGCTATCGCATGCACCTGACACGACGAGCTTTGAGGCTGCAATGCGGCTTCATCCGAGGGTGGGATCAGTTATTGGAAAGTCGGAATTCTTTTCAGTCATAACAGGAAGTAGGCGGtgactggattttattttctggGTGTCACAAAGAAGGTGAACATGTTCAAGTGAATGCAGAATGCAGGGTGTCTCGCTTAgatgatttatttatgatttccTTGCTGTCATCAGATCCCATGAGATGAACCAAACCCCTGTCATCACTGATGGTCTTTAAAACGGgtcacaaaatatttaataagtTCCTAAAACTCCCTGCGATGTAGTTTATGTGTTTAGTTCTTTTCCTGCAGCATGCTGGatgttttagttctgtagttttctTCCCGTCACATTGACTGTAGTCATTTTTACACAATGTTCTACTCATGGTTTTGGTTCTTTTTGTGGGTTTTGCAGGCAGCAGGATGATTTTGGATTTTTCCATATGTAATCTTTTGAGTTGTGAGAGTGTGTTAGCTTAGGTACTGGAGTGAAACTGAACTGCTTTTGTACataatgtttaaaacaaaacaaaaaaacaaatcccaGAGCACAAACAGACGTCTCCAACCTACCAGCTGGATAACAGAAAGCTCTTacgttgtgtgtgaatgaactGATCCGACCCGTTGTGAAGCGGAGATGATAAGCACACGGTTTCAGCCCTTGCAGTCTGAAGCCCCCCACCAGTGTTTTGATTCCACCAGGAGACGGACCTCACCGGTCCCGACAATCCTGATCGTCAGGCGTCTGATGATTCTCGCGGTTCCTGATGCAGTACGACGCGCCGAGGCTGTTTGTCAGCTTTGTTTTATAGAAACCATGCAATTAAAAGATGGGTTTAAACTCACTGTTGTGTCTTGTGTGAATCTACACATCTTCCACAATCCTACGAGTCACAACCAAAGGCAACAGGCTCCGCCTCCCTGTGCAGGTTTTTTTCagagaaatgtgtttgtatttttgtggttttaaGTTAAAAATTAACTTAACTTCTATGCCAATGGGATTCTGGGTAAAATTTGTTACACTCGATGCAGCCCATATGTTATAATCTAAACCTGCAGAATCCACAGGattataaaatacattatttaaatctctttttaGGCTTGAATCCTCACTGGAGCCTCTAA
This window of the Antennarius striatus isolate MH-2024 chromosome 12, ASM4005453v1, whole genome shotgun sequence genome carries:
- the ankrd44 gene encoding serine/threonine-protein phosphatase 6 regulatory ankyrin repeat subunit B yields the protein MAVLRLADQPPLIQAIFSGDPEEIRMLIYKSEDINALDTEKRTPLHAAAFLGDAEITELLILSGARVNAKDNMWLTPLHRAVASRSEEAVRVLIRHSADVNARDKNWQTPLHVAAANNALRCAEVIIPLLSSVNVSDRGGRTALHHAALNGHTEMVNLLLAKGANINAFDKKDGRALHWAAFMGHLDVVRLLVSQGAEISCKDKRGYTPLHTAASCGQIAVVKHLLNLAVEIDEANGFGNTALHLACFNGQDAVVSELIDYGANVSQPNNKGFTPLHFAAASTHGALCLEFLVNNGADVNVQSRDGKSPLHMTAVHGRFTRSQTLIQNGGEIDSVDKDGNTPLHIAARYGHELLINTLITSGADCTRRGVHGMFPLHLAALNAHASCCRKLLSSGLQIDTPDSLGRTCLHAAAAGGNVDCVKLLLSSGGDHNRRDTCGRTSLHYAAASRHYQCLETLVSCGTAINATDQWGRSALHYAAASDLDRRRRVALEPESEGVQAEREKEAALCLEFLLQSGATASLRDKQGYSPVHYAAAYGHRHCLELLLDRDDGRHDDPESPNARSPLHLAAYHGHAQALEVLLQGETEVDQGDETGRTPLALAALRGHTDCVHTLLSQGASPLTTDTQHGRTPVHLAVMNGHTTCVRLLLDESDSADIVDAADSQGQTPLMLAVAGGHVDAVSLLLEREANVNLTSNHGLSALHLGLLCGQDECIQCLLEQEASILLGDSRGRTSIHLAAARGHASWLSELLSIACSEPPSPPPLRDHSGYTPLHWACYYGHEGCVEVLLEQKGCRCIDGNPFTPLHCAVVNNHEPCASLLLEAMGSDITSCIDAKGRTPLHAAAFSGHVDCVQLLLSHDAPVDAVDESGRTSLMMAAEKGRVGVLELLLTSANLSLTDKDANTALHLACSTGKEDCVLAILEKLSDTTLINATNAALQTPLHLAARSGLKQAVQELLSRGASVQKVDENGLTPALACAPSREVADCLALILATMMPFCSPCSSGAPSPGSLLRQLPHQVSKGPGSAGQRGPRSSRNPSRPSSEGTTENDSEDSETF